A genomic region of Ornithorhynchus anatinus isolate Pmale09 chromosome 7, mOrnAna1.pri.v4, whole genome shotgun sequence contains the following coding sequences:
- the MED20 gene encoding mediator of RNA polymerase II transcription subunit 20 isoform X3, whose amino-acid sequence MPVAEGKSVQQTVESLTKKLELLGAEKQGTFCVDCETYHTAASTMGSQGQTGKLMYVMHNSEFPLSCFALFESGPCLIADANFDVLMVKLRGFFQNAKASKIETRGTRYQLCDFLVKVGTVTMGPSARGISVEARRRLRPRRHHGPVHGTFQQNPQAAAGARGWDPIASGGPGTSRRERRRTAEEEEALHRPREQPEAGLWSLPPPPNREL is encoded by the exons ATGCCCGTGGCCGAGGGCAAGAGCGTCCAGCAGACGGTGGAGAGCCTGACCAAGAAGCTGGAGCTGCTGGGGGCCGAGAAGCAGGGGACGTTTTGTGTGGACTGCGAGACCTACCACACCGCGGCCTCCACCATGGGCAGCCAAG gCCAGACGGGGAAGCTGATGTATGTGATGCACAATTCCGAGTTCCCACTGAGCTGCTTTGCTCTCTTCGAAAGCGGCCCCTGCCTCATCGCCGATGCCAATTTCGACGTCCTCATGGTGAAGCTCAGGGGCTTCTTCCAGAATGCCAAGGCCAGCAAAATTGAAACCCGCGGGACCCGctaccagctctgtgacttcctGGTGAAGGTGGGCACGGTCACCATGGGGCCCAGCGCCCGTGGCATCTCAGTGGAG GCACGACGCCGTCTACGGCCCCGCCGACACCATGGTCCAGTACATGGAACTTTTCAACAAAATCCGCAAGCAGCAGCAGGTGCCCGTGGCTGGGATCCGATAGCAAGCGGCGGCCCCGGGACgtcgaggagggagaggaggaggacggctGAAGAGGAAGAAGCCCTTCATCGCCCTCGGGAGCAGCCGGAGGCAGGGCTCtggtctctgcctcctcctccgaaCCGAGAACTGTGA
- the MED20 gene encoding mediator of RNA polymerase II transcription subunit 20 isoform X1, giving the protein MGVTCVSQMPVAEGKSVQQTVESLTKKLELLGAEKQGTFCVDCETYHTAASTMGSQGQTGKLMYVMHNSEFPLSCFALFESGPCLIADANFDVLMVKLRGFFQNAKASKIETRGTRYQLCDFLVKVGTVTMGPSARGISVEARRRLRPRRHHGPVHGTFQQNPQAAAGARGWDPIASGGPGTSRRERRRTAEEEEALHRPREQPEAGLWSLPPPPNREL; this is encoded by the exons ATGGGGGTCACTTG CGTGTCCCAGATGCCCGTGGCCGAGGGCAAGAGCGTCCAGCAGACGGTGGAGAGCCTGACCAAGAAGCTGGAGCTGCTGGGGGCCGAGAAGCAGGGGACGTTTTGTGTGGACTGCGAGACCTACCACACCGCGGCCTCCACCATGGGCAGCCAAG gCCAGACGGGGAAGCTGATGTATGTGATGCACAATTCCGAGTTCCCACTGAGCTGCTTTGCTCTCTTCGAAAGCGGCCCCTGCCTCATCGCCGATGCCAATTTCGACGTCCTCATGGTGAAGCTCAGGGGCTTCTTCCAGAATGCCAAGGCCAGCAAAATTGAAACCCGCGGGACCCGctaccagctctgtgacttcctGGTGAAGGTGGGCACGGTCACCATGGGGCCCAGCGCCCGTGGCATCTCAGTGGAG GCACGACGCCGTCTACGGCCCCGCCGACACCATGGTCCAGTACATGGAACTTTTCAACAAAATCCGCAAGCAGCAGCAGGTGCCCGTGGCTGGGATCCGATAGCAAGCGGCGGCCCCGGGACgtcgaggagggagaggaggaggacggctGAAGAGGAAGAAGCCCTTCATCGCCCTCGGGAGCAGCCGGAGGCAGGGCTCtggtctctgcctcctcctccgaaCCGAGAACTGTGA
- the MED20 gene encoding mediator of RNA polymerase II transcription subunit 20 isoform X2, whose protein sequence is MGVTCVSQMPVAEGKSVQQTVESLTKKLELLGAEKQGTFCVDCETYHTAASTMGSQGQTGKLMYVMHNSEFPLSCFALFESGPCLIADANFDVLMVKLRGFFQNAKASKIETRGTRYQLCDFLVKVGTVTMGPSARGISVEVEYGPCVVAGDCWNLLHEFLQSFLGGHTPGVPAVFTNRHDAVYGPADTMVQYMELFNKIRKQQQVPVAGIR, encoded by the exons ATGGGGGTCACTTG CGTGTCCCAGATGCCCGTGGCCGAGGGCAAGAGCGTCCAGCAGACGGTGGAGAGCCTGACCAAGAAGCTGGAGCTGCTGGGGGCCGAGAAGCAGGGGACGTTTTGTGTGGACTGCGAGACCTACCACACCGCGGCCTCCACCATGGGCAGCCAAG gCCAGACGGGGAAGCTGATGTATGTGATGCACAATTCCGAGTTCCCACTGAGCTGCTTTGCTCTCTTCGAAAGCGGCCCCTGCCTCATCGCCGATGCCAATTTCGACGTCCTCATGGTGAAGCTCAGGGGCTTCTTCCAGAATGCCAAGGCCAGCAAAATTGAAACCCGCGGGACCCGctaccagctctgtgacttcctGGTGAAGGTGGGCACGGTCACCATGGGGCCCAGCGCCCGTGGCATCTCAGTGGAG GTGGAGTACGGCCCGTGCGTGGTGGCCGGCGACTGCTGGAACCTGCTGCACGAGTTCCTGCAGAGTTTCCTGGGCGGCCACACCCCGGGGGTGCCCGCGGTGTTTACCAACAGGCACGACGCCGTCTACGGCCCCGCCGACACCATGGTCCAGTACATGGAACTTTTCAACAAAATCCGCAAGCAGCAGCAGGTGCCCGTGGCTGGGATCCGATAG